A single genomic interval of Paenibacillus macerans harbors:
- a CDS encoding flagellar motor protein, with the protein MDIATLLGIIIGLAALIGGFLWEGGEIGGLMQLTSALIVFGGTIAAVLISFPVSKLRTVPKALALAFSSRQQDSGELIEDIVGMATVARREGVLALEKKAADYPNPFLREGIQLVVDGTERTMVQQIMSLEIDALEKKYESYAKVFESAGGYAPTMGIIGTVMGLIHVLGSLSEPTALGPSIALAFTATLYGVASANLIFLPIASKIKARSEEEVDRMEMMIEGILSIQNGDHPLLVRRKLESYAADNRTPGQLTDAGLSPNTRFNIDSRENEI; encoded by the coding sequence GGGGGACTCATGCAGCTCACTTCCGCCCTTATCGTGTTTGGAGGCACGATCGCCGCGGTGCTGATTAGCTTTCCGGTCTCCAAGCTGCGCACGGTGCCGAAGGCGCTGGCCCTCGCGTTTTCTTCCCGGCAACAGGATTCGGGCGAGCTGATCGAAGACATCGTCGGCATGGCCACGGTGGCCCGGCGCGAAGGCGTGCTTGCCCTGGAAAAAAAAGCGGCGGACTACCCGAATCCTTTTTTGCGCGAAGGGATTCAACTGGTCGTGGACGGAACCGAACGCACCATGGTCCAGCAAATCATGAGCCTCGAAATCGACGCTTTGGAAAAAAAATATGAAAGCTACGCCAAAGTTTTCGAATCGGCCGGCGGCTACGCGCCGACGATGGGCATCATCGGCACGGTCATGGGCCTTATTCACGTGCTCGGCAGCCTGAGCGAACCGACGGCGCTGGGGCCGTCGATTGCGCTTGCTTTTACCGCCACGCTATATGGGGTGGCCAGCGCAAACCTGATTTTCCTCCCGATTGCCTCCAAAATCAAAGCGCGCAGCGAAGAGGAAGTGGACCGGATGGAGATGATGATCGAAGGGATTTTGTCGATTCAAAACGGGGATCATCCGCTGCTGGTGCGCCGCAAGCTGGAATCGTACGCAGCCGACAACCGGACTCCAGGTCAGTTAACGGACGCAGGACTCAGCCCGAATACGCGGTTCAACATCGACTCCCGGGAGAATGAAATATGA